The following are encoded together in the Scytonema millei VB511283 genome:
- a CDS encoding YceD family protein: MEAIYIPHLTTAPQKTRVIEVDEFLPDLDTLTPVRGQVRVQHGGNYLEVSAQVETIVTLTCHRCLQQYNHRLKVEASEIIWLDPEAGKEETAIELEVAFEDLVETLQPTGHFDPGEWLYQQLCLAMPQRQLCDNLCQGIQLSPQPEEPSELSSDRRWASLESLKNHLSN; this comes from the coding sequence ATGGAGGCTATTTACATTCCTCATCTGACCACAGCACCGCAAAAAACTAGGGTCATCGAGGTTGATGAGTTCTTACCCGATCTAGACACCCTAACTCCGGTGCGCGGTCAGGTGCGCGTGCAACACGGTGGCAATTACCTAGAGGTTTCAGCTCAGGTAGAAACCATCGTTACCTTGACTTGCCATCGCTGTTTACAACAATACAACCATCGCCTGAAAGTAGAAGCTTCAGAAATTATTTGGCTAGATCCAGAAGCAGGTAAAGAAGAAACTGCGATCGAGTTGGAAGTTGCATTTGAAGATCTGGTCGAAACTTTACAGCCTACAGGTCATTTCGATCCTGGGGAGTGGTTGTACCAGCAATTATGTCTAGCCATGCCTCAGCGTCAGTTGTGCGACAATTTGTGTCAGGGTATTCAACTATCGCCGCAGCCAGAAGAACCGTCAGAACTATCGAGCGATCGCCGCTGGGCATCTTTAGAATCCCTAAAAAATCACCTGTCTAATTAG
- a CDS encoding Jag family protein has translation MMSDEQIGQRGQQWLEQLLQLSGVSTQVTAKLQTPKTENSDPEEHDSYWLTIEQSSLLPEQVQALIGAEGSVLDAIQYLANATLNLNQPQERQAAYIIELDGYRLRRQAEIQAIATSAIEQVRTTGQEVEIKSLSSAERRQIHTFLKDFSDLESFSRGKEPHRQLVIRTIGSS, from the coding sequence ATCATGAGTGACGAGCAGATCGGGCAGCGGGGTCAGCAGTGGCTAGAGCAACTCCTGCAACTGTCAGGAGTCTCTACTCAAGTTACAGCTAAACTGCAAACCCCAAAAACAGAAAATAGCGATCCAGAAGAACACGATAGTTATTGGCTGACAATCGAGCAGAGTAGTCTACTACCAGAGCAAGTCCAAGCTTTGATTGGTGCGGAAGGTTCGGTTCTAGATGCCATTCAGTATCTTGCTAATGCCACCCTGAATTTAAACCAACCTCAGGAACGGCAAGCCGCTTATATAATTGAGTTGGATGGCTATCGCTTGCGGCGACAAGCAGAAATTCAAGCGATCGCCACCTCAGCTATAGAACAAGTCCGTACCACAGGACAAGAGGTGGAGATCAAATCTCTTTCGTCCGCTGAAAGGAGGCAAATTCATACTTTTTTGAAGGATTTTTCCGATTTAGAAAGTTTCAGTCGTGGCAAAGAACCGCATCGTCAGTTGGTGATTCGCACGATCGGCAGTAGCTAG
- the yidC gene encoding membrane protein insertase YidC gives MDFGIGFLSNNVMLPILDFFYGIVPSYGLAIVALTLVIRFALYPLSAGSIRTMRRTRVTQPLMQKRVKEIQERYKDNPAKMQEEMGAVYKEFGNPLAGCLPVLLQMPVLFALFATLRGSPFSDINYNVNLQVFPQEQIERIQPQAFTTPPQNIYITDGVHARVAAILPSGNKLVVGDKTKIDFQTPEGKPFSALAAEYPDTNLVPKWKVTKGEERVKIDENGNIEALQPGDVTIQATIPGLAANKGFLFIDALGRVGAFDEDGTIHWDIVAMVIGFGLSLYLNQVLSGQGSTSNNPQQDTVNKITPIIFSGMFLFFPLPAGVLMYMLIANIFQTLQTYIVSREPLPENLQKLVEAADAKAGDDAGRQSLPFEPGRKKKEKPSG, from the coding sequence ATGGATTTTGGTATAGGGTTTCTTTCCAACAACGTCATGTTGCCGATCCTAGATTTTTTCTACGGGATCGTGCCGAGCTACGGGTTGGCGATCGTAGCCTTGACACTAGTGATTCGCTTTGCGCTCTATCCGCTGAGTGCCGGATCGATTCGGACGATGCGCCGCACGCGAGTTACTCAACCTTTGATGCAAAAGCGCGTCAAAGAGATTCAAGAGCGTTATAAAGACAATCCTGCCAAAATGCAGGAGGAAATGGGCGCTGTTTATAAAGAATTTGGCAATCCATTGGCAGGATGTTTGCCAGTCTTGCTGCAAATGCCCGTACTGTTCGCCTTATTCGCGACGCTGCGCGGATCGCCGTTTTCAGATATCAACTACAACGTCAACCTGCAAGTCTTTCCCCAAGAACAGATCGAACGCATTCAACCGCAGGCTTTTACCACTCCGCCGCAAAACATCTACATTACCGATGGCGTTCACGCTCGCGTTGCGGCGATCTTGCCCAGTGGTAATAAATTGGTGGTCGGGGACAAAACTAAAATTGATTTTCAAACTCCAGAGGGCAAGCCTTTCTCAGCTCTAGCAGCAGAGTATCCCGACACCAATCTCGTCCCCAAATGGAAAGTCACTAAAGGGGAAGAAAGGGTAAAAATTGATGAAAACGGTAATATCGAAGCCCTCCAACCAGGTGATGTGACAATTCAAGCAACAATCCCTGGACTCGCAGCTAACAAGGGCTTTTTATTTATTGATGCCCTCGGCAGAGTCGGCGCTTTTGATGAAGACGGAACGATCCATTGGGATATTGTGGCAATGGTGATTGGTTTTGGTCTAAGTCTCTATCTCAACCAAGTTCTATCCGGTCAAGGTTCTACCTCTAACAATCCCCAACAAGATACAGTCAACAAGATCACCCCAATTATTTTCTCAGGGATGTTTTTGTTCTTCCCGCTACCTGCTGGCGTGTTGATGTACATGCTGATTGCGAATATATTCCAAACACTCCAAACATACATCGTCTCTCGCGAACCCCTGCCAGAAAACTTACAAAAGCTTGTCGAAGCAGCAGATGCTAAAGCAGGAGACGATGCAGGTCGTCAGTCGCTTCCCTTTGAACCAGGGCGGAAGAAGAAAGAGAAACCTTCAGGCTAA